From the genome of Helicoverpa zea isolate HzStark_Cry1AcR chromosome 1, ilHelZeax1.1, whole genome shotgun sequence, one region includes:
- the LOC124630293 gene encoding lipase 3-like produces the protein MVLGRLFLGIVLCVVVASDGDVWPPFSIYQTIEWIKSDGYEPETHHVTTPDGYILEMHRIPYGRDGKDASDNRPVVFVMHGLMGASQAFILMGPENSFAYNLADAGFDVWMGNARGNKNSRFHVSLDPDDEEEKFQFFDFSFEEIGMYDLTSMIDYVLQYTRRDKLHYIGHSQGGTVFLVMATMRPEYNEKLISTHLLAGVGYQHYFPDTQLSRMALMTDIIYSQALRSGIVELFPPDSVDMIPGGIFPTRELSSDARCVGSVEYSYMCELFGVRSIMRNNPNDQAGAALKQIAHYGQNIRDKKFRRFHQGRQANQAAYNDTTPPIYDLSLITSPVTMHYSLSDDLLDERDVLAMVADMPNAIARKVARDSFLHSDYVIALDAKELVTDYIIEDIIRADLAARPVEETVVTSAPVIDNTTQVTGAAATIVLNVHLIVLSLYVMFK, from the exons atggtGTTAGGTAGACTTTTCTTAGGAATCGTGTTGTGTGTAGTGGTGGCTTCCGATGGCGATGTGTGGCCACCATTTTCAATCTACCAAACT ATCGAATGGATAAAATCAGATGGCTACGAACCAGAGACCCACCATGTGACCACACCCGACGGCTATATCCTGGAGATGCACAGGATACCTTATGGCAGAGATGGAAAGGATGCTTCAGACAATAGACCGGTGGTCTTTGTTATGCATGGTCTGATGGGTGCTTCGCAGGCATTCATACTAATGGGACCTGAAAACAGTTTTG CATATAACTTAGCAGATGCAGGCTTTGACGTCTGGATGGGCAATGCCCGAGGCAACAAGAACTCCCGGTTCCACGTGTCCTTAGACCCTGACGATGAAGAGGAGAAGTTCCAATTCTTCGATTTCAGCTTCGAAGAGATCGGCATGTACGATTTGACATCTATGATCGACTATGTTCTGCAATACACCAGGAGGGACAAGCTACATTATATTGGACATTCTCAG GGTGGTACAGTATTCCTAGTAATGGCGACCATGCGACCGGAGTACAATGAGAAGCTGATATCCACCCACCTCCTGGCAGGAGTTGGCTACCAACACTACTTCCCTGATACACAGTTGAGCAGGATGGCTTTGATGActgatattatttat TCTCAAGCCTTACGCAGTGGTATAGTGGAACTGTTTCCTCCAGATTCCGTAGACATGATACCAGGAGGTATATTTCCCACACGAGAGTTATCATCAGATGCCAGATGTGTTGGCAGCGTGGAGTACAGCTACATGTGCGAACTCTTCGGTGTTAGAAGTATTATG AGGAACAATCCAAACGACCAAGCTGGGGCAGCTCTAAAACAAATCGCTCACTACGGCCAAAACATTAGAGACAAGAAGTTCCGTAGATTCCACCAGGGCAGACAAGCGAATCAAGCAGCTTACAATGACACAACACCACCGATATATGACTTGAGTCTGATCACATCTCCAGTCACCATGCATTATTCTCTAAGTGATGACTTGCTAGATGAAAGAGATGTCCTAGCTATGGTAGCTGATATGCCAAATGCGATAGCACGAAAAGTAGCAAGGGATAGCTTTCTACACTCAGATTATGTCATCGCTTTGGATGCTAAAGAGCTCGTTACGGATTATATTATTGAAGATATTATTAGGGCTGA CCTCGCAGCGAGACCCGTTGAAGAAACCGTTGTTACCTCTGCACCAGTTATAGACAACACAACCCAAGTTACTGGTGCAGCAGCCACCATAGTACTTAATGTACATTTGATCGTCCTTAGCCTATATGTTATGTTTAAGTAA
- the LOC124630299 gene encoding lipase 3-like: MHRIPYGRNANSTSDDRPVVFVMHGLMGASQGFILLGPEYSFAYNLADAGFDVWMGNARGNKNSRFHVSLDPDDEEEKFQFFNFSFEEIGLYDVPSMIDYILQYTRRDKLHYIGASQGGTVFLVMASMLPEYNDKLISVHLLAAVGYQNHFPGAQLRRAALMTDIIYSQALRNGIVELFPPNSVEMVPGITPSRELTNARCVGSEEYSYMCELFGVRSLMRNNPDDQAGAALKQVAHYGQNIRDRQFRRYHHGRQANQAAYNETSPPIYDLSLITAPVTMHYSLSDDLLDERDALAMVSDMPNAKARKVARDSFLHTDYVEALDAKELVTDYVIEEIIKADLAARPVEGTVATAAPVIDNSTQVTGAASTIVLNVYLVVLSLYVMFK; this comes from the exons ATGCACAGGATACCTTATGGTAGAAATGCAAACAGCACTTCAGATGACAGACCGGTGGTCTTTGTCATGCATGGTTTGATGGGCGCTTCCCAGGGATTCATACTATTGGGACCAGAGTATAGTTTTG CTTACAACCTAGCAGATGCAGGCTTTGACGTCTGGATGGGCAATGCCCGCGGCAACAAGAACTCCCGGTTCCACGTCTCCTTAGACCCTGACGATGAAGAGGAGAAGTTCCAATTCTTTAATTTCAGCTTCGAAGAGATTGGCTTGTATGATGTGCCATCTATGATCGACTATATTTTGCAGTATACCAGAAGGGACAAGCTACATTATATTGGCGCTTCTCAG GGTGGTACAGTATTCCTAGTGATGGCGTCCATGTTACCGGAGTACAATGATAAGCTCATATCAGTTCATCTACTAGCAGCAGTTGGTTATCAAAATCATTTTCCAGGTGCACAGCTAAGAAGAGCGGCGTTGATGActgatattatttat TCTCAAGCCTTACGCAATGGTATAGTGGAACTGTTCCCTCCGAACTCTGTAGAGATGGTGCCAGGAATAACGCCTTCACGAGAGTTAACAAACGCTAGATGTGTTGGCAGCGAAGAGTACAGCTACATGTGCGAACTCTTCGGTGTGAGGAGTCTTATG AGGAATAATCCAGATGACCAAGCAGGGGCAGCACTAAAACAAGTAGCTCACTACGGCCAAAACATTAGAGACAGGCAGTTCCGTAGATACCACCACGGCAGACAGGCGAACCAAGCAGCATATAATGAAACATCACCACCAATATATGACTTGAGTCTCATCACAGCACCAGTCACCATGCATTATTCTCTAAGCGATGACTTGTTAGATGAAAGAGATGCTCTAGCTATGGTATCTGATATGCCAAACGCTAAAGCGCGGAAGGTAGCAAGGGATAGCTTTCTGCATACAGATTATGTAGAGGCTTTAGATGCTAAAGAACTGGTTACGGATTATGTTATTGAAGAGATTATAAAAGCTGA CCTCGCCGCGAGACCCGTTGAGGGAACCGTAGCAACCGCTGCACCAGTTATAGACAACTCAACCCAAGTTACTGGTGCAGCATCCACGATAGTACTTAATGTATATTTGGTAGTCCTAAGTCTGTATGTTATGTTTAAGTAA